From Arachis stenosperma cultivar V10309 chromosome 2, arast.V10309.gnm1.PFL2, whole genome shotgun sequence, one genomic window encodes:
- the LOC130962142 gene encoding uncharacterized protein LOC130962142, whose amino-acid sequence MAQRSIRTFKDRIKWLATIQGGEWLKEIRGNLAMVASVIATMTFQIGLNPPGGVVQNGDKGFIKCPTPKGNDQACPGQSVFAFADKDIFRHGDGAFVGFIALFVVLGCLFILRLAALCFEIEDREGTPTPSTAAAPTTDES is encoded by the exons atggCACAGAGGAGTATCAGAACGTTTAAAGATCGTATTAAATGGCTGGCGACTATTCAGGGTGGGGAATGGTTGAAGGAGATTAGAGGGAACCTGGCCATGGTAGCGTCTGTGATTGCAACTATGACCTTCCAAATTGGTCTAAATCCACCGGGTGGAGTTGTCCAAAACGGTGACAAGGGATTCATCAAGTGTCCAACACCCAAGGGGAATGATCAAGCATGTCCTGGACAATCTGTTTTTGCTTTTGCAGACAAAG ATATTTTCCGGCATGGTGACGGCGCCTTCGTAGGTTTCATTGCTCTCTTTGTAGTTCTGGGCTGTCTGTTTATTCTCCGCTTGGCTGCGTTGTGTTTTGAGATAGAGGATAGGGAAGGTACGCCTACGCCTAGTACGGCGGCGGCTCCAACCACTGATGAGAGCTGA